Genomic window (Thermodesulfobacteriota bacterium):
TTCTCTTCTCCAATAGAACACTATCTCTTCATCCTGTACCGTATCAAGATACTCCTCCCTGAAATCCTCATCCACCAGAAACCTCCTCAGGTCTCGCAATGTTCCTCCTTTAGGACTCTCAATCAACGCGAGTATTGCATTTGAAAGGACAGAGTTCATCTGATCGCCCCAGCTCGACGAAAACCTTCGCAATATAGAAGTGAGGTCTGAAGCCAAGAGGGTCTTTTCATGTTCCGTATGGGCATGGAGTATGTTAAAGCCGATAGGGTAATCCTCGTCAGACGGGTCAAACAGTATCACGTCTTTGAACCTGTCTTCCGGTATTCGCGGAAGAATCTGCTGATCGATAAGGTCTCCGTGCGGGTCAAGAACTGCCACACCCTCACCATTCTGAATATCTTGAACTATCATATTGAGAATGAGATTGGTTTTCCCCGTTCCTGACGCACCTATCACATACATATGTTTACTTCTGTGATCGGGATGCAAGGTAACGGTCTTTTTCTCTCCCCGATGAAGATTCTCCCCAAGAACGAGCTTGTGTCCGAGGGCAATATCAGGACATGCTTTGGTTCGGGTTGTTACCTCTTCAAGCTTTTCTGAGTGGACGGCGCTCGATGGAAGATGAACAAGTGATACAAGCTCTTCAGCGTTGAGGAGCATGCCGAACCTACGGCTCGCGCGGTTTCTAACACAATCAATAAGCTCACCGGGATCGTAGAGCAAATACCCGGGGAATCTCTCAAACCTCTGAAATGTGGTTGAGAACTGGTTTAAGAATCCTTCAAGCCTTTGGGCTATATGGTCATTAGACGCGATCACATTCAAACAGATTGCAAACAAGGGGGATTTGGTCTTCTGCTTTGCCATCTCGAGAATATTAGGCTCAGCTATTGAGGGCTGCGACGGGTTAAATTCGTGCCGAGCAGCCGTAAGAATATTAAGCGCCCAGTTATGCCTTACAGGAACCAAAATGATCTGAAGGGCTCCGAATTCATCTTCACCAAGTTCTTCAAATGCCCCCATGACCACGCCAAGCGGGTCTATGTTAAAGTTCTGGAGCACCTTTAAAGAGCAGAAATGGGTATTTGAAAGAATGTATTCCCTTATCATGCATCCATTTTTGTCTTCTTTTGGGGGAGAAGCGAATCCAGGGAAGATGTCAGATAATAGATCGGTTGATTCTACGAAGTTCGTATGCGGGAAGTGAGTGAGGAGCTGACCAATGAGATGCTTGAAGTGCGGGGACCTGCAATAGAACTGCATCAAGATATTCTCATGAGATCCTACAATCTCAAAGCTTGTTGGATGAAAGTCTTCCCGCAATGAAAGAAGGAATTGCATAGATATCCCCTGGCTTATTTCTTCATCTTTCGAGCGAAAAATCCGTATGAATTTCTCCTCCCCCTCAGGGATGTAATACTCAGGAACAAAAGGATTGACATACTCTCTATTTCGATTGAGCCATCTATAAAGCGGGCTTGGCTCAAAGGGCTTTGAAATTCCCATGAGGTAGAGATCGGCTGGGGTGAGCTCTCCATACGTATATTTTGAAAACGGAGGCTCCAATGACACGAAATCGTTGAAGATAATGCTGCCGCCCATTCCACGGGTCATCTCTGCTTCAAGTTTTAATTCTTTTGCCTGTGAGACGGTCTTTATCTCAACCGTTTTTGGCGGGGTGTAGAGCTCATCACCAATTCTAAGAGGGAGGTATTCTTGCTTTACAAGTTTTCTCCCTGGTATGTCTATATCGTTCTCAGATGTCAATTGCTACCTCGCACTTAGGGCATGGGATGTACCAGAAAGACCCTTTGCAATTCTTGCACGTATCAAACGCATGCCGGGGCGATACATATCCGCAGGTGCATTTCCATTTGCCATAAAGGTCAAGCATGGTCCCGCAGTGAGAACATTTGGCAACGGCTATCAGTGACCTGTGAAGGGAGCGGATGATCCAGCGAGAGGCTATCAGGTTGATAAGAATAAGAAAGCCAAAGAATACCCATGCGCCATCGTTCCCAATTACCGAGGCAATGATGATCAAGAGCAAGGTCGAGCCGAGAATATAGCCAAAGGCAATAACTCTTTTTTTACCCCGGATACCCACTAATTCCTCCCATGCATGACAAGGACGTCTGCCGCCCTATTCCAGTTTCTCAGGCTTTTGAGGCTGCATTTGAGTCGCGAAAACCCGGTTAATCCTTTGAGCCCCGGTGTAAGCTGTAATGACGGCGATGACCCAGACTATAGCGTATAAGAAGTAGCCTACGAGAATGAATATGAGAGGGATTGAGACCAGGCCTAGGGCAATATAGAGGATTCCCATCCCTGTTTGACCGTTATAGAGCTGACCGAGTCCGGGGATTAAAGCGGACATAAATGCGGCAAATAAAGGGCTTTTTATCTGAACGGGTTTTTCCATGCTTGCCTCCCAAAGATAGGAATTGGGAGAGTGGGTTTTAGGGGTGGCTGAGGCAGAAAAAGAAAAATAATTGGAGTAGAAAAGGTGAGTGCTGAATAATATTTTCTGCTTAACTTTCTGTCATTATTAGTTATTTTGTATTAGCTTGTGCATTCC
Coding sequences:
- a CDS encoding type IV secretion system DNA-binding domain-containing protein; its protein translation is MTSENDIDIPGRKLVKQEYLPLRIGDELYTPPKTVEIKTVSQAKELKLEAEMTRGMGGSIIFNDFVSLEPPFSKYTYGELTPADLYLMGISKPFEPSPLYRWLNRNREYVNPFVPEYYIPEGEEKFIRIFRSKDEEISQGISMQFLLSLREDFHPTSFEIVGSHENILMQFYCRSPHFKHLIGQLLTHFPHTNFVESTDLLSDIFPGFASPPKEDKNGCMIREYILSNTHFCSLKVLQNFNIDPLGVVMGAFEELGEDEFGALQIILVPVRHNWALNILTAARHEFNPSQPSIAEPNILEMAKQKTKSPLFAICLNVIASNDHIAQRLEGFLNQFSTTFQRFERFPGYLLYDPGELIDCVRNRASRRFGMLLNAEELVSLVHLPSSAVHSEKLEEVTTRTKACPDIALGHKLVLGENLHRGEKKTVTLHPDHRSKHMYVIGASGTGKTNLILNMIVQDIQNGEGVAVLDPHGDLIDQQILPRIPEDRFKDVILFDPSDEDYPIGFNILHAHTEHEKTLLASDLTSILRRFSSSWGDQMNSVLSNAILALIESPKGGTLRDLRRFLVDEDFREEYLDTVQDEEIVFYWRREFPLLAGRPEGSVLTRLDTFLRPKIIRNIVSQKANRLDFRSIMDEGKILLCRLSHGGIGEENAYTLGALLVSKLQHTVMTRQEVEEAERRNFYLYIDEFQNFITKSMESILSGARKYRLGLILAHQELMQIWGKDREVASSVISNPFTRVCFRLGDSDARKLSEGFSSFDAKDLQNLSIGEAVARIDRAEYDFNLSTFPPPEMPSDDIAKARKEIIRQMSRNTYATKREDIERELKDQRQQEWHVPKDIDDFYEKE